AGACAAGATGGTGACGTGCAGAACAGCAATATGATTTAGAtcaaagcagcaaacagaaccacagcatggttgggttggaagggactacCCAGATCATCCAGTTCCGAGCCCTCTGCCatggcagggctgccccatgTCCATCTATGGCCCCAagaacctccagggatggggcacctgcAGCGTGGAACAACTTGACTTACATTTGGTGATAAATGTGAATGACTTCTGCCACTGAAAGCTGTAGATGGAACAGCTGGGAGATGTATGGCTTACTCAGTGCTCAGTTTCAGTTGCTTGAATGCTGTTGCAGAACAGTTCCTAAAGAAATAGCGTATGGAGAGGAGGGCTGTGCCTGTGAATGGCCTTTTcatctctcttgctttctggctctgctgcaggcagggcaggggcTCACAGCCAGGCAGCTTTCTGCACCGTGCTGCTGCTGACCTGACCCAGGTTTGAAGCACAATCCATTGCATTGGGATCCGCTCCAAGCCGGGGTTTTCACACCCAGCAGTAAGAGGTCACCTCGGGAGAGTGGGGCCCTGTTTCTGCCTAACAATTCCaatcttttttgctttctttccccttttatCTGAATGATCTTTTActataacttcctgaagtaCTTCACAAGTAAACCAGAGTTTACTAGTGTAAAATATAGTCCGGATATTCACTAAGTGATGAGTTCTGTAGAGTGGTTCTGTAGAGTGGAACTGGCTCACAGTGACAGAGCTGGACCAGTCTGAGGCTCTGAATTCCAGAGAATCTCAGTGTGTTTATAACCCAAACTTTGGTTTGGACAGCCGGGAGGATCTTAGCAGGGAAAGCTGTGGGTGTTCAGAATCCATCATGTTTTGGGGAGTCTTCATGGTGAGTAGCAGCTTCTTCTGCAGGGAGTGCCTTCCAATCTCATTAACTTGTATTGGAACCAAAGCCACAGTCTTTACTTACCTGTTGGTTTCATTTCTGTCTCCACATGGAGCTGCTGTAAGGGCTACAAACACCTATATAAGAAATATATCTTAACCATAACTGCCCAGTAttgtaggtttttttcttgtctttaaacTGTTGCTCATGCTTTTGAGCTCTGTTGCTGTATCTGTTCTTCCTTAACATGGATAATATTGTAGTAGAAAAGAAGTTCAAGGGTTTCAATGGCTTAAAGTCCGGGCTTTGGTTTAGTTCTCATGCTGGTATGGGTTACATATCCTGACAGTGATTTTACACAGGTCTCTGGTGAGCTCTAGAGCTCTGGAAATTGTGCCTTGTCCTTGAAGTTCAGCATGAGGATGTGCATAGCAGTCACCTACACTGAGATGTTAGGAAGTGGCTTAATTAGTCTTCTGAGCCCACAATTAAAAACCTAAATAATTGACCTGATTTTAAACGAACACAGTGGGACTGGATTTGGCCTGTCTGTGTCCTGAGCAGCTAAAGCTCCGGATTTCTCTATGGGCTGGATAGGGTTTGCTTCAGTGAGgctttccatttcagatggTTTCTGCATCCATAACCCTGCTGTTCTATCAAAACCCAGTTCGGATGTTGCTTTAGTTTGATGATGTCCCTCTGAAATACATCATTGCTAATCATTACTAAGCAGTTTTCAATTGGAATTGCTATGGGAAGGCCTGGATTTCTCCATGTCCAACTGCTGGGCTGTATTTTGAGGGAATGAATTGAATTGAGGAGCAGATGCCATAGGACCTTTAGTTCTCTCTAATGGGGTATTTATGGCCCTTCTTTCAGAGGCTCTATATGCAGTTCTGTACGCAGTATGGAGACCTTATTCCTAAGCAGGTAACCAAGGGAACCTGAGTGAAGCAGTGCAGTCTGTGTGGAACTGTGCATTGTAACAAGGCAACAAACAGTATTAAGGTGAAGTTCTACAATTGCTTTAATCCAAATGGAATGCTTTGTTCAGTTAAAGCAGCCACGGTTCTCAGAAGTCATCCAGAAAATAGAGCTCGTGGGGACCTGCTGTGGAGGGCAATTAAGAACGTGCTGATTTGAAGGGTTTTCCCAAAGGAATGAAGCTGCTTCATAGGATAAGGTCCCCTTCCCATTGAATGCTGTCATTTCTTCCATGCTATCTGTGTTGGTAGCCAGTGTTTTTGTATTACTCAGCTTGGAACCCTTCAGATGTTTTTGACCATCATCAGTTctaggggaggggggggaggatggTAGAAGATCCTGTTCCTCTCAACAGCTCAGAGACTGGCTGTTCTTAAGGTAATGTGACAACAGAGCCCTGGGGAGGCCCTTACACTGACAGGTCcagtctgtccccttctctcCTTGTGGGCTTCCTGTTGGGAGCTGCTCTATTTGGTTTGTGAAGTCGCTGTCTTATGGTTGGAGCAATGAAGCTTGAAATGCCCTGCGTTCTGTTAGCTCAACTCATTGTAAACATCTGTGGTTTATGTGTAGGCAGAAGGAACCTGCGTGGAGCAAAAGGACAATTTTTGGCTgtttaatctttgttttcccCAAATAAATTTACTTACATTTGTGTTGCATCGATCTGTAGATCTAATAGAGTATTAGCTCTGCTATTAATGAACTTCTCACTAAATACTTTCATACTagacttaattttctttgttttccagggcAGGAAAACCTCCACCTGGCTTACATTTGGATGTAGTCAAAGGAGACAAACTCATTGAGGTATGAGAGCAGattgtgtgtgtgctgagtgTATCACAGATAAAGACACCGGTGGTAGAAAATCACATGGCACTTTCCACACCTACTcagaagtattttataaatTGATTAAGATACCAGAATAtgctttgcaaaggaaaaataaacagagaattTACTAATAAGCTTATATTTTCCCAGGCCAGAAGCCAGTAAAATGAGGCTTTATGGGGACAGTCCATAACTTGTTGATTTTATAGATTGTTCTAAGAGATTGCTCTTAGTTAGTCCACATTTGAAAGCACAGGTAGCTGGCAGTGCCAGCATTGACCTGTGTGAGATCTTTGCTCAGCCTTAATTTGAAAGGAACTAGGTACCAACATGTGTAATCACATCTTCACTGTACTTCATTGCATCATGTAATGTGTAGGTGAGTTGGCTCTACCAGCTACTTGGACTATCCTTCAGTGCATCTATCCTTCACTGGCTCTCCCTAGCCCACAATAGCTTTCAATCccattgcattttttttgtcttcaaacCATGATCCGtgtctttttttcagtattgtTGCATGTTAGGAACTGCTTTAGAAGTTTCAGAGGTCAGAGCTGAATTAGGACTGCTTGCCAGCTCAGCCATCCCACTGCCATCCTATCAATAGCATCTGTGGTAAGGACTGTACGTGGCATCAGgctttccagtatttctttCAGGCCATGTAAAGAGATGGTGAGCAAAGCCAGCTGGCAGTGCCTTTGTCGTTTTTCTGGGTCTCTGGCAGGTGGCCTCACTGCAGCCCTCCCACCTGGGAGAATTATTCTACTTATTCTACAAGACAAGGTTTTTCTTGTCATATTTCTTTTGGATTTTTGAGAATGGAAGAGCCTATATGGAGCTCGCTGCTAAATTAATCCACAGTGGCTATCAAGGGAGATCTGATCCAGACTGCAGGCAGGAGAGTGCACTGCAGAAGCTGAGAATGCACCATGGCTTTAGACAATACACAAACAAAATCAGTATTGTTAAACTGTCATGTAGAAATATCATCCTGGTCCTGTCAGATTCCAAGGATGGATGGTAAGGATGTGTAGCCTGGAGGTCCTGCTTGCTGCAGTGGCTCCTTGAGCACTTGATACTAACCGAGCCATCTGTATCCCAGGTCTCTTCCAGAGGTCTGAGGAATACTTTGTGATTGCTGGGTCTGAAAAGTGCAACATGAAAACAAGCCCTGCAGTGTTTAAGCTCAGTGTGTAAAGGATGACACTGGGTTATAGCTCAGAGGCACAGAAAATCTTAGAGACATTACAGTGAAGTAAAGGCAAGACTTTCAATCTTCACAATCTTCACAAAACCTCTTGAAACGCCATTTAATGAGTGTGAATGAAAACCTATTGGACCTTTGTTTTGGAGTAGATTTTGGACAAGAATGAGATCGATTTTTGTGGTCCTTGAAGTCATAAAACAGCTAAATGCTGAAATATGGAGTAAGAAACAAGCTTTTAAAGATCCATTTATTTGTATGCCAGTTTTCTTTAGGTAACTTGTTTGAATATGCATAAATAGAATTTAAGGCTCACCTGTCTCACAAACTGAAACCACAGATTTCATGGGTACGGAGGTATTGAATTTGGGAAGAGCACTCAGTGCTGTACTGAATGGGGGCAATACTGTGTACTGCTTGTCATAGAGCTGCTGGTGTGAAGTTGGATCCCCACAAAGCCCAGCTCACCTTTCTCAAAAGGTGCCTTATAACAAATGCTATTCGCAGTTCAGTAGCTGGGTGAAACAACTATAATATTAAGGGGCAATAAATGTGGCAAGGGAGAACATTGGAATGCTAAGTGTTGATTAGGGATTGCAGAGGAAAAGGGGTGGTCTTGTGAAAACCAGTATTTGCAAAGAGACAGTGATAATGAAGTACCCAGATGATACAAGAATCTGGGAGACTCTTTCAGTCTATCAGTGTATTGTTCTAGTTTGAATTATAGTGAGTCTTCAATGTATGCAGTTCTTCACCAGGCACAAGTAAGTTCAAAGGAGAGACCTGCATGCATCAGGTGTTCCAACAGGAAGAATATAactgttctcattttatttacacATGGACCTTGTTTGTCAACAGATGCTCTGCTTGAAGGCGAATTTCTGATTAAACAGTGGTTCTTGATGCATCAAGTGAGATGTTAGAGACAGGAGTAACTGGGCATCTCCCACATTCAGCTGTTCtgaatggaaaaatggaaatttctgtgttaaatGGTGTCAAACACTGCTGACATATCAGTCAGTTTATGATGCTTTGTTATGCATTTACTTTGTTTATTCACATTCTTGAATTTTTACAGGAAGCTCCAAAAGATTCTAGGTGTCTAATATCCTCTTCTGTTTGTTATTCTACCTCAGAAACTCATCATTGATGAGAAGAAATACTATCTCTTTGGGAGAAATCCTGATCTGTGCGATTTTACCATTGACCACCAGTCTTGCTCTCGGGTCCATGCTGCCTTGGTCTATCACAAACATCTCAAGAGGGTTTTCCTCATAGATCTAAACAGCAGTAAGTAGCAGAGCATTTAATCCAACAGTGTtactgtttcagtgcttcaacGTTTTTGAATGAGAtatgctttccttttctattttgttcttgtttgcaCTGTGTGGCCAGATGGTCATAATCTAAAATAGCATCTTAGTGAAAGATTGGCAGTGGTTAAGAGCAAGTAGGTGCATGTTCCAGGCAGCTTACTTCTGCTTCCCCTCATGTTTAAAGCGGCATTTCTAGACTCTTAAGAGACGAagagagtgaaagaaaatcacttGACCTTCAGCAATTGTGATGAAACTTTCTATTCTGGGGGTGGTTTTTAAgatctgaaagctgaaatactgtgttttcCACCAAGAGAATGATTCCAGACAGGGTACCTTGGGGCGTACAGGATCTTCTGCAGTCTGTCTTAGTTTGTGTGATGGTAGGTAAAATACACACAGCTGatgttttcagcagtgcttcatTGGTTTGTATCTCTGGAAACCACGTACAGGTTTTGAACTTCTCAAGGTTTGAGCGCTGTGAGCTCAAGCAGATGACTTAACATTGTTTTCCATTGTGATGTTCTTCTCAGCACACGGCACATTCTTGGGTCATATCCGTCTGGAAGCTCACAAACCCCAGCAGATACCCATTGATTCCACAGTTTCATTCGGTGCTTCTACGCGGGCCTATACTCTGCGAGAGAAGCCTCAGACACTGCCATCAGCAGTTAAAGGAGATGAGAAAATGGGTGGTGAAGATGAAGAGCTCAAGGGTTTGCTGGGCCTGCCAGAAGAGGAGACAGAGCTCGACGTGAGTATGATGGTCCACTGTTCTTAGGTGGTTTACCCATCTGCAACAGGTGGTGTTTTCTACTTGTTTGCTTGGTTCAGgttcttcatttcttgttcATGAAGATGGTCTGAGGTGTCTTCTGCTGGCAGAAATGTACATACAGATCATCTAATTCTGCCATGATAGGGTATCCCAGAATCAGTACTCTAATAATCCCACTATTCAAGTAGTCTTTTCACAGTGGGACTGCAGACCTTCCAAAGAGTTGTCTCTTGCCAACTATATCACTGGTGATTTCCCATGCTGTTCCCCATTGCCAGATAACAGTAAGTGGAGAGCTGGTGGAAAGTGGCAAAGCAGTTTGCATGGTATTACGGGGTCATTGAGTTTAGAAAGGAGCTCTCAGGATCATTTGGTCCTAATCCTCTGCTTTTAGCATCACTACAAAAACACTCAACAGCATTTCTAGATGAACTGTTCCAGCATCAAAACGTTTTTTCTTCCTAGGGGTCTAGAGTTGAAACTTTGGAAATCTTTTGGCATGCACAGCTGCTGATAAAAGCAGACTTCACACACTTCTTGCTTAAAGTGTTTCTTCTCTAATTCTTTCTTTTAGAACCTGACAGAGTTTAATACAGCCCACAACAAAAGAATTTCCACACTAACTATAGAGGAAGGAAACTTGGATATTCAGAGACCAAAGAGAAAACGGAAGAATTCCAGAGTGACATTTAGTGATGATGATGAAATCATCAACCCAGGTAAGTAGTTCACTCCAGTTCCGTAGCTGTTTTATGTTAATgacattaataatatttatatggTTAATATTCGTAGTGCAGTTATTCGTAAGTCATGCCTTAATTTGGTAATGCATAACAACCATTCTTATTCATAATATAGCTCTCAGAACATCTTCATGTTTGATTTCCTTAGAGGCTGCATTGAGTTCTTCTGACTCCTTCAAGGCCTCCCAAGACCTTTCAGGACCAGCTCTTGTGCCTTTGAGCATGCACAGTCCAGCAGCACCTTTCAGCCCACAATTCCTTTCTGTCTGAGCGGTGTAAACTTGACTGTCCATCTATCCCTCCTCCTAGATCACTTCCTCGTTCTCTATTTGAATGGAAGTTTTCCTTGTCAGAGTAATTCATGAACCAAAGAGACAAAACCACTAGGTGTCCCCAACAGTCACTGTTCTTTATTAAAGcatgcttctgctttctgaaggctTCTAGAGTGCTGGCTTTTAGGAAAGTAGATGCACGTACCAATTCTTCATGTAGATTCCTTTATGTCCTTACTTGACAGATGTTCTGTTTTGTCCTCTGTTGATTCTGAAAGCTGCACTGTTCTTCCCTTTGCAGAGGATGTGGACCCTTCTGTTGGGCGTTTCAGGAACATGGTACAGACAGCAGTAGTCCCTGTCAAGGTACAAAGTGACTTTCAACTCTCTAATCAATTCGCTATTACAGTGATTAACTCACCGTGTGGGTTACACCTTAGAAACATAATGTGCTGTGGTGGAAACGATTTTGTAACAAAAATTGTGTAGCATTTAGTTTAAGTAGCTTTCATGTTTCTTGTATTTTGAATAACTGTTAAAATGCTTTCCTCTACAGAAAAAACGGTTGGACAATCCGGGCTCACTGACCACGGATGACTCTGCAACACGGCGTATGCAAAACTTTCCCTACAGCGGAGGATTATATGGTGGTTTGCCTCCAACTCACAATGATGCGGGTTCCCAATCACACGGCGTCCATGGGACAGCGCTCATTGGTGGTCTGCCAATGCCCTACCCCAATCTTGCCCCGGATGTGGACTTGACTCCTGTTGTACCCTCAACAGTTAACATGAACCCAGCTCCAAATCCTGCTGTCTTTAATCCTGAAGCTGTGAATGAAcccaagaagaagaaatatgctAAGGAGGCATGGCCGGGCAAGAAGCCAACCCCTTCCCTACTGATCTGAGTTAGGTTTTGTTGAGGGAGGGTGGGAGTTACGAACTCCAGAAACTGTTCATGTGTGGTATTGTCCTCTTGAAATTTTAATGTCCTAACCAGATGTAATACGGAGAttggagaaatgaaataatcctTTAAAGATCTGTCTTCAAACACTTTtataactgtttaaaaaaaaagacaacgACAATATAGCTACCATCTCCCTTTGAACCAAAATATATGGCAGCCTTTTCTTAGCCTCTATCCCCAGAGGTCTTTACTATGAATTTTGATCATATAAGTTGAAGGGGCAGAATCACACAGTTTAGTTATCATTTATGGCATGACCCTGCAAATGTGTGTATTTAGGTGTTGTGCTTACTATGAGTAACGTCGTTCCTGCCAGGCTTGCTCATAGCAGGTCAGCTGTATCAGAAGTTGATATTCTTGGGGCCAGGCCTTCCAGAAATCCCACTTTCCTGAGTTCTAAAACTTGCAGAACACAGCTTTtatgttttatcttttcaaaGCCTCACACACGTGgggcatttctttttttttttcctactttggctaaaacttgttttaatttccacctaaagcactgcagcatcacatGAGTTTATGAGAACTTGGAGTTGACATGGGTGAGGAATCTCTGGGCTTCTTGAGCCGTGGTCCAGTGTTGTACCACAGACTGCTTTGTGGGTGGATAAAGGGGCACCCATGGATGGATCTGAGCTTGTGTCGGTGTTTGAGGCAGCAAACAAGCATGGCAAGCCTGGGAGCAATTGACTGGTGGCTGGAAACTACGGTGTACAAAGAATCAACAACAACGTAGTAATAACTCAAGGTGGAGTTAACACAGAAGGTACTTTTTTAAACTCGGTGGCCCTTTTAACttaaacagtttcatttttacttgCAAACAGCGTTTCTGAGCTTAGAATGTGCAGCAAGGCACAGGTAAACGTAAGCAGCCATCAGCGGTGTTACAGGACTCTCATGTTTAACAACTAAGACTGCAATCTCTGCAGTATTTTGGCTGCTGCTAACAGAGAATAAGAATTATGTGCAACCTAAAGCTGGAATACAAACTCTCAGTAGAGATTCTGCCTCACCCTGGATAAAGCATTGTGCCAAGTTCAAGTTGCTTTCACGACAtgagcttttctccttttttttcttaactatttcatttttccccattgaGTAAAGTGAGAGATGTGATTTGGGCCGTTGTTTCTAGCCCACGAGATCCTCCATTTTAGATTTGAAAATCTGATTCAGGTTTATTCGGATCATATGCCTTTATACAAGGTGAGGCCAGAGCCcttttggggtatttttttttccttaggtttATTTCTGATGTTAACACTATATATTGCAGTTCAGCTACGTAGCCACATTCCTTCGTTTGGAGGATTCCTCCAGGAAATGTGCACTAAAATGACAGTGGTACCCAGCTGTTCATTAGTGTGTACAGTACTGTAGCTACCAGGCTAAGAATTTCTGTGAACATATGATGGCTTCTGGAGCAGTGCTTTATTATAGTGCCTCTTCTGTGCTGTAGGCAGACTTGTGTTGGACAGATGCTTCAAAATCAGTGTGACTTCTGCATCTGCAGAGTGATTGCATCTATCATGGCGTCGAGGCAAATAGAGCTAGTGGCCACCCCACCCATAGGAGTGATGCCTTTAGAGACTGGTTTGTTCCCCCCCATGCCTTCGTATCTAGCTCAAACTATTACTCTGATAAACCTGGTAACTTCTCCATGATATAGTTGTGCCACTCTGTGCTTAGTTGCTATTGAAAATGAGACATCCTTCTTCCAGACACTCCGTACTCTCCCTATAAATCTCACActtgatttctttatttccaggaCGTAgagttttctgtttccagcCAGTCCGTTTTATGAAGGCAACTCTTTACAGTAAGACTAGTTAGAGCAAGTAAGCATTGAACAGgtcatcatcttttttttaaaatccttttcttttttaattattattattatttttcatggtttgtttggttttgccaGTGGCTCTTTGCAAGATCTTTCTTGAAAAGGGAAGCTTTACTGCTTATTGGTTTTTAAAGCTCTTCTCCTCCCTGGGTTTGTACAAGCTCTCATTATTTCAGAGCTTAGCGGCCATAGCTGGCCAGTACAGGAGGGGACAGTATAACATCCAGGGGCTTTGTACAGAAGTTTGTACACTTGTGTAATATGTAATAGGCCTTTTCACACTTTCTGTTGAGCTTTTTACCTGTAACCTTTACTATGTTGtaaattaaatgcagattttgCCAGTTTGGAGAGCGTAGTGTGTTCGTTCCCAGTCTACACTTCTTCTGCAGTGGAGATTGTACATTTGTTGTGGCCTATTAAAGGAGTTGTGCCACTGCAACCTATTGCTGCAGGCTTGTTCTTAGTGGCTGGCTCAGGCTGcagcttttaaagcagcttCTTGTGACTTGATGCTttgctgccttgtgctgcagcacGTTGCACTTCTGGACAAAATAGTGCTGCTTATCATTGGGTTTGTTGCTAAGTGGAGGTTCTGAATCATCTCTCTACCAAAATTAAACTTCAGAGCCCAGCTTAGCTCTGTTTGTTGCCTTAGCTTGCTGGCTCTGGCCTGCAGACTCACCTTGTTGTGCTGTCCTTTGTCACACTGTGTCTCTGCAGCTTGCCCTGGGAGAGCTGTAGTAAAGAGCAGTAAACTGAGGCTTGCTTAAAGATAACCTGCTGCGTACTGCTGGGGGGGATCCTTAAGCTTTGTTGGATGTAGTAAGATACAGGCTAAAGATCAGTAGTTCTTCTCAATTCAGGAATATTTAAGCATCTGCTGTGTCTTCATTCACCCAGGGAATGAAGGTCCTCGTTCATGGAAGCTCTGCAGTGCTATTGGGCCTTGCCTGCATGGTGTACAGGAATGGTAGTGTGAGGTAGAGGGGGGAAAGTAGGACTGTGCCCAGCTGAGGGCAGCCAGACCTGGTTTGGGTCATTATCTTTGAAATTAGCCTTCCCTGGAAGTCTTGTAACCCATCAGTGGTACCTGACTCACTGGTATCAGTGACTGTAACTCCCACTGTCCCTGTCTTCTTTTTGCTTCCCTCCTCCAAACAGCCTGTACCTTCACACTGACCATGGCTGTCCAGCAGTTCTGATGGTTGCCTCTGTGTCGTGTTTTGCTTCCTATGGATCTCCAGGAAATGCCGTCCTTTTCAGGGGAGCTTTAAGAAGAGGAGAAGCTGCTGAAGAGCCCACATCCACCTCGTGTATAACTGGATGCCATCTGGTACCATCCTGCACATCCTGGTCAATTCAGACATGTTTGCAGAACATGATTGAGGAGGCTTTAAATACCGAATGTGCTCCAAGTACCACTCTGGTTATTTGATATATCTGCCATGGTCCATTTGTTCTCTGTGAATTACTGCAGGGACTCAGCAGCAAGCAGCCCTACGTGCAAGGGTGGAGGATGTCGTGTACTTATAGGGCCTGTCCACGGGCATGGATGTGGCCCTTTGGTTCAGCACAGATCCCAAAGTGTTGGTTAGGATGTGGCACAGCTGAGGGCTTTGCCAAGGGCCCAGTGA
The genomic region above belongs to Coturnix japonica isolate 7356 chromosome 23, Coturnix japonica 2.1, whole genome shotgun sequence and contains:
- the PPP1R8 gene encoding nuclear inhibitor of protein phosphatase 1, with product MAANANSAGGGGGLSLFECPSWAGKPPPGLHLDVVKGDKLIEKLIIDEKKYYLFGRNPDLCDFTIDHQSCSRVHAALVYHKHLKRVFLIDLNSTHGTFLGHIRLEAHKPQQIPIDSTVSFGASTRAYTLREKPQTLPSAVKGDEKMGGEDEELKGLLGLPEEETELDNLTEFNTAHNKRISTLTIEEGNLDIQRPKRKRKNSRVTFSDDDEIINPEDVDPSVGRFRNMVQTAVVPVKKKRLDNPGSLTTDDSATRRMQNFPYSGGLYGGLPPTHNDAGSQSHGVHGTALIGGLPMPYPNLAPDVDLTPVVPSTVNMNPAPNPAVFNPEAVNEPKKKKYAKEAWPGKKPTPSLLI